Proteins encoded within one genomic window of Pedobacter africanus:
- a CDS encoding nucleoid-associated protein encodes MISFVEASLAELSIHRIGNKSEEEFYVLSEKSIVIKDLMLSNLLQQYFLGPYEKVNEVYRFMHPNGDLNLNEVYHFAEAIFENGEVFHENSQQLAKFLYDVSGHPKIKSGELYVAYFENVQIEGELHDAIGIFKSETKESYLKVFPEQDGFGLSYEQDAININKLDKGCLIFNTDKEEGYRVAVIDQTNRSAEAVYWKDEFLKLKIRNDSFNQTASVLGVYKNFVTEKLDEEFEISKADKIDLLNRSMKYFKEKESFDLDEFSNEVIGNAEGIESFKNYKKNFEEEFDQPIPDSFDISGAAVKKQARVYKSVLKLDKNFHIYIHGDKELIEKGFDDDKSMNYYKVYFREEQ; translated from the coding sequence ATGATTTCTTTTGTTGAGGCCTCATTGGCCGAATTGTCTATACACCGGATCGGGAACAAATCCGAAGAAGAGTTTTATGTCCTGTCGGAAAAGTCCATAGTGATCAAAGACCTGATGCTGAGCAACCTGCTTCAGCAGTACTTTTTAGGGCCTTATGAAAAGGTGAATGAGGTTTATCGTTTTATGCACCCTAATGGCGATCTGAACTTAAACGAAGTTTATCATTTTGCTGAAGCGATTTTTGAAAACGGAGAGGTTTTTCATGAGAACAGCCAGCAGCTGGCCAAATTCCTGTATGATGTTTCCGGGCACCCGAAAATAAAATCGGGAGAGCTGTATGTGGCCTACTTCGAGAACGTGCAGATTGAAGGTGAACTTCATGATGCCATTGGTATTTTTAAATCGGAGACCAAAGAAAGCTACCTGAAGGTTTTTCCGGAGCAGGATGGCTTTGGCCTAAGCTATGAGCAGGATGCCATCAATATCAATAAACTGGATAAGGGCTGCCTGATTTTTAATACAGATAAAGAAGAGGGCTACAGGGTTGCAGTGATAGACCAGACGAACAGAAGCGCAGAAGCGGTATACTGGAAAGATGAGTTTTTGAAGTTAAAGATCAGGAACGACAGTTTTAACCAGACAGCCAGCGTATTGGGGGTTTACAAAAACTTTGTGACAGAGAAGCTGGACGAGGAATTCGAGATTTCCAAGGCAGATAAAATAGACCTGCTGAATAGGTCTATGAAGTACTTTAAGGAAAAGGAAAGCTTTGACCTGGATGAGTTCTCTAACGAGGTTATTGGGAATGCCGAGGGAATTGAATCTTTTAAGAATTACAAAAAGAACTTTGAAGAGGAGTTTGACCAGCCTATTCCCGATAGTTTTGACATTTCAGGTGCTGCGGTAAAGAAGCAGGCGAGGGTTTATAAAAGCGTATTGAAGCTGGATAAGAACTTCCATATCTATATCCATGGCGATAAAGAACTCATCGAAAAAGGGTTTGATGACGATAAATCCATGAATTACTATAAAGTTTATTTCAGGGAAGAGCAATAA